Proteins encoded within one genomic window of Acaryochloris marina S15:
- the istA gene encoding IS21 family transposase, with product MSYRSTKNAVGLGAMKHRNQGKLLSMVKFREIIRLYELGYNQTQIATSCVVARSTVQDYIRRAQAKHLSYEQLQGLTDSEAQVMLGKHQSRQAKYDEIDFEPIHTELQSKGITLALLWQEGIDHQEWSLSYGQFCRRYNQWKGRHNLSMRQVHKAGEKLFVDYCGLTMRVQDPITGEVSDAQIFVACLGASNYTFAEATPTQAIPHWLGSHQRALAFFGGVPEIIVPDNLKSGINAACRYEPELNRSYQEFAEHYGVAVIPTRVRKPRDKAKVEKAVQEVERQIIAPLRHEQFHSFRTLNEAIAVKLKRLNERTMQGYGMSRQQRFEQIEQSTLKPLPVYPFVLAQWKQARPCSLQCPPRRQIFIFSDE from the coding sequence ATGTCCTACCGTTCAACCAAGAACGCAGTGGGGCTAGGAGCTATGAAACATCGCAACCAAGGGAAATTACTATCGATGGTTAAATTTCGAGAGATCATCCGGCTCTATGAGCTCGGCTACAACCAAACCCAGATCGCGACCAGTTGTGTTGTGGCCCGTTCCACCGTTCAAGACTATATCCGCCGTGCGCAAGCTAAACATCTGAGCTACGAACAACTTCAAGGACTGACTGATAGCGAAGCTCAAGTCATGCTGGGCAAGCATCAATCTCGCCAAGCCAAATATGACGAGATTGACTTTGAACCGATTCATACCGAATTGCAATCGAAAGGGATCACCCTCGCTCTGCTGTGGCAAGAAGGGATTGATCATCAAGAGTGGAGCTTGAGCTATGGTCAATTCTGCCGTCGCTACAACCAGTGGAAAGGACGTCACAACCTCTCCATGAGACAGGTTCATAAAGCTGGGGAGAAATTATTCGTCGATTATTGTGGGTTAACCATGCGTGTCCAAGATCCGATTACTGGTGAGGTCAGCGATGCCCAGATTTTCGTGGCTTGCCTAGGAGCGAGCAACTACACCTTTGCAGAAGCAACGCCCACTCAAGCGATTCCCCACTGGCTCGGATCTCACCAACGAGCATTAGCCTTCTTTGGAGGTGTACCTGAGATTATCGTTCCGGATAATCTCAAATCTGGCATTAATGCAGCCTGTCGTTATGAGCCAGAGCTTAATCGCAGCTACCAGGAATTTGCAGAGCATTATGGGGTTGCCGTCATTCCCACCCGAGTCCGGAAACCCCGCGATAAAGCCAAGGTCGAAAAAGCGGTCCAGGAAGTAGAGCGTCAAATTATTGCCCCTTTGCGCCATGAGCAGTTCCACAGTTTTCGCACCCTCAATGAAGCCATTGCCGTCAAACTCAAACGGCTCAACGAGCGAACCATGCAAGGGTATGGCATGTCTCGACAGCAACGGTTTGAGCAAATAGAACAATCGACTCTCAAGCCTTTACCGGTTTACCCCTTTGTCTTGGCGCAATGGAAACAAGCCAGACCTTGCTCATTACAATGCCCTCCTAGGCGTCAGATTTTCATTTTTTCTGACGAATAG
- a CDS encoding solute carrier family 26 protein, translating into MAIRSKNLTAIQAYLPGLQRLLSYQHQWLRGDLLAGITVAAYLIPQCMAYGELAGVEPVAGLWAILPPMLIYTLFGSSPQLSVGPESTTAVMTAVAIAPLAKGGSDYASLAATSSLLVGLICVVAYLARLGFLADLLSKPILTGYMAGVAGLMITSQLSKVSGINIEAETILGEVQGFLTQLEQLHWPTAMVAGLVLFFLCVIQRRFPQAPGPLIAVLLATMAVAIFDLDQKGVVVVGTIPAGFPHIALPKVSVTELPSLTAAALGISVVAYSDNVLTARSFANRNQYTVDANQELLALGASNLGTGLMQGIPVSSSGSRTVIGDALGSKTQLYSLVAFGGLISVLLFLRPLLSLFPTAALGAIVIFAATKLIEIAEFRRLKRFRRNEFLLALITTVAVLATDILIGVAIAVGLSVIDLFARVARPHDAVQGKVPGLAGLHDIEDWDGATTIPGLVIYRYDAPLCFANAENFKQRALASIVAERSPVEWFVLNTEAIIEIDITAVDMLEELRQELADQGIIFALVRMKQDLYSQLLRSQFLNQINPEHIFPTLPMAIAGFEASQPKADL; encoded by the coding sequence TTGGCTATCCGATCTAAAAACCTAACTGCAATTCAAGCCTATCTACCGGGACTACAGCGATTGCTCTCCTATCAACATCAGTGGCTACGAGGGGATTTGCTAGCAGGCATAACGGTTGCCGCCTATCTAATTCCGCAATGCATGGCCTATGGCGAGTTGGCAGGGGTTGAACCGGTGGCAGGTTTGTGGGCCATTTTGCCACCGATGCTGATCTATACACTCTTCGGTTCTTCTCCTCAACTTTCGGTAGGGCCAGAATCGACAACAGCGGTAATGACAGCCGTTGCGATTGCACCTCTAGCCAAAGGCGGTAGCGACTATGCCAGTCTTGCAGCAACTTCATCACTCCTCGTCGGTCTGATCTGCGTTGTTGCTTATTTGGCCCGACTCGGATTTCTGGCTGACCTTCTCTCAAAACCGATCTTGACGGGCTATATGGCAGGCGTAGCGGGGCTAATGATCACCAGTCAACTCAGTAAAGTGAGCGGTATCAACATTGAGGCTGAAACCATTCTGGGTGAAGTCCAGGGATTTCTAACCCAATTGGAGCAACTCCACTGGCCGACTGCGATGGTCGCAGGGCTGGTCCTCTTTTTCTTATGCGTGATTCAGAGGCGCTTTCCTCAAGCGCCCGGTCCCCTGATTGCGGTGTTGCTAGCGACAATGGCTGTGGCGATTTTTGACCTGGATCAAAAAGGTGTTGTGGTCGTGGGCACTATTCCCGCAGGTTTCCCCCACATTGCTCTTCCCAAAGTTTCAGTGACTGAACTCCCCTCACTGACGGCAGCCGCACTGGGTATTTCCGTGGTTGCCTATTCAGATAATGTACTGACGGCCCGTTCCTTTGCAAATCGAAATCAATACACAGTTGATGCCAATCAAGAGCTGCTAGCCCTCGGTGCTTCTAATCTCGGGACAGGCTTGATGCAGGGAATCCCCGTTAGCAGCAGCGGCAGTCGCACCGTAATCGGGGATGCCTTAGGGAGCAAGACTCAGCTTTATTCTTTGGTAGCATTTGGGGGTTTAATCTCGGTGCTTCTTTTTCTAAGGCCTTTGCTGTCCCTGTTTCCGACGGCTGCTTTGGGAGCCATCGTCATTTTTGCTGCCACTAAACTAATCGAGATTGCTGAATTTCGGCGTCTGAAGCGGTTCCGTCGGAATGAATTTTTACTCGCTTTAATCACGACGGTTGCGGTGTTAGCGACTGATATTTTGATTGGTGTCGCCATCGCTGTAGGCTTATCTGTGATTGACCTGTTTGCACGGGTGGCCCGTCCCCATGATGCGGTGCAGGGAAAAGTGCCTGGTTTAGCAGGCCTCCATGATATTGAAGATTGGGATGGTGCTACGACAATCCCTGGACTTGTGATTTATCGATATGATGCACCACTCTGTTTTGCAAATGCTGAGAATTTTAAGCAACGTGCCTTAGCATCCATTGTGGCGGAACGCTCTCCCGTTGAATGGTTTGTACTCAATACGGAAGCCATTATCGAGATTGATATTACAGCGGTGGATATGCTGGAGGAGCTGCGCCAAGAATTAGCTGATCAAGGCATTATCTTTGCCCTAGTACGAATGAAGCAGGATCTATATAGCCAACTGTTGCGATCTCAATTCTTGAACCAAATCAATCCTGAGCATATTTTCCCGACATTGCCGATGGCAATCGCAGGTTTTGAAGCTTCTCAGCCAAAAGCAGACCTCTAA
- a CDS encoding reverse transcriptase domain-containing protein: protein MERRGTHTVTRLTETPPTLRGGILATTGVKRIATRACSHPEESFTALMHHYTVANLRACFESLDGKKAIGIDGVTKKQYGQNLEFNLKELHRKLHQMSYRPQAVRQVEIPKEDGTMRPLGICCIEDKIVQEMTRRILEAIYEPVFIDTSYGFRPKRSCHDALRQLNYEVMNKPVNWVADIDLAQFFNTMPHQEILSVIGLRIKDRKFLRLILRMLKSGVQTPGGVIYDELGSPQGSIVSPVIANIFLDHVLDQWFTQVVTKHCRGYCAIIRYADDGILVFEHEDDAHRFM, encoded by the coding sequence ATGGAGCGAAGGGGGACACATACAGTCACCCGTCTAACGGAAACGCCGCCCACACTCAGAGGTGGAATTTTGGCGACAACTGGAGTTAAACGGATAGCTACTCGGGCCTGTAGCCACCCAGAGGAGTCATTTACAGCGTTGATGCACCACTATACAGTGGCAAATCTACGAGCTTGTTTTGAATCCCTGGATGGCAAGAAAGCCATTGGAATAGATGGAGTGACCAAGAAGCAATATGGGCAGAACTTAGAGTTCAATCTCAAAGAATTGCACCGTAAGCTTCATCAAATGTCGTACCGGCCCCAAGCTGTACGTCAGGTCGAGATACCCAAAGAGGATGGCACCATGCGTCCCCTTGGGATCTGCTGTATAGAGGATAAAATTGTTCAGGAGATGACCCGTCGGATCTTAGAAGCAATCTACGAGCCAGTGTTTATTGATACGTCATATGGATTTCGCCCAAAGCGGAGCTGCCATGATGCTTTACGGCAGCTAAATTACGAGGTAATGAATAAACCTGTCAACTGGGTAGCTGATATCGACCTAGCTCAGTTTTTCAACACTATGCCCCATCAGGAAATCCTCTCAGTGATAGGCTTGCGAATCAAGGACAGGAAATTCCTTCGCCTGATTTTGCGGATGCTTAAATCGGGAGTCCAAACTCCTGGCGGTGTAATATATGACGAACTGGGTAGTCCCCAGGGTTCTATTGTCTCCCCTGTAATTGCCAATATCTTCCTGGATCATGTATTGGACCAGTGGTTTACTCAGGTAGTGACTAAACACTGCCGAGGATACTGCGCAATTATCCGCTATGCAGATGATGGCATTCTCGTGTTTGAACATGAAGATGATGCTCATCGCTTTATGTGA
- a CDS encoding transposase, whose translation MNISQREQQIIRIQSQSSYASINKALEATLRLEANRVTQIAVESALDEEVQAYLSELQGTRPRRSGYYQRVLDTQYGRIAQLSVPKLRKGNADREWKILERYQRALGSLLEFCLGLYVMGLSLRDLQEALYEILGAVLSVNAINRITLKAQKQMLQSRQTRLEKTPFILIVDGVWASVQCASEDFWEDQAGHIRKLRRAEDRVI comes from the coding sequence ATGAACATTTCCCAACGTGAGCAGCAGATTATCCGTATCCAGTCTCAAAGTTCATATGCCTCTATTAACAAAGCTTTAGAAGCAACCCTGCGCCTTGAGGCTAACCGAGTTACCCAGATAGCAGTAGAGTCAGCACTAGACGAAGAAGTCCAAGCTTATCTATCAGAGCTTCAAGGGACTCGCCCTCGACGTTCAGGCTATTATCAGCGGGTTCTTGATACCCAGTACGGCAGGATTGCTCAACTATCTGTCCCGAAACTACGGAAAGGGAATGCAGACCGAGAGTGGAAGATTCTAGAGCGTTACCAACGAGCCCTCGGTAGCCTTCTAGAGTTTTGCCTGGGCTTGTATGTCATGGGTTTATCGCTTCGAGACTTGCAAGAAGCTCTCTATGAGATCCTGGGAGCAGTTTTATCCGTGAATGCCATTAACCGGATTACTCTCAAAGCTCAGAAGCAAATGCTCCAAAGTCGTCAAACTCGTCTTGAGAAAACCCCTTTTATTCTGATTGTTGATGGAGTGTGGGCGAGTGTTCAATGCGCCTCCGAAGACTTTTGGGAAGACCAAGCTGGACATATCCGGAAGCTACGTCGTGCGGAAGACCGAGTCATCT
- a CDS encoding group II intron maturase-specific domain-containing protein, with translation MPRRLEKFGLRLNTDKTKLLAFGKRHARHSFGTGQRPSTFDFLGLTHYWGRSRRGYVRLKRKTSKKRLRRSLVEVNLWLRQVRNTLKLPVLWQAIGRKMRGHFNYFGVSDNSPSLNCFEQKIHELLFKWLNRRSQRRSFNWGSFQRYRTRHPLPRPGRIVSLFPS, from the coding sequence TTGCCACGACGACTGGAGAAATTCGGCCTTCGCCTCAACACGGACAAAACTAAGCTACTGGCCTTTGGTAAACGGCATGCTCGACATTCCTTCGGGACCGGGCAACGGCCATCAACCTTCGATTTTCTAGGGTTGACCCATTACTGGGGCCGAAGTCGCAGAGGGTATGTTCGGTTGAAACGTAAGACATCGAAGAAACGGCTGCGCCGGTCTTTAGTCGAAGTGAATCTGTGGCTTCGTCAGGTGCGAAATACCCTAAAGTTACCTGTGTTATGGCAGGCAATAGGGAGGAAAATGCGCGGGCACTTCAACTACTTTGGAGTGAGCGACAATAGCCCTTCCTTGAACTGTTTTGAGCAGAAGATACATGAGCTTTTGTTCAAGTGGTTGAATCGCCGTAGTCAACGCCGTAGCTTTAATTGGGGTAGTTTTCAGCGCTACCGAACACGACACCCACTGCCTCGACCAGGGCGTATAGTGTCACTGTTCCCAAGTTAG
- a CDS encoding serine/threonine-protein kinase — MAGQILQKRYQLRAQLRAQPTRQTWLAVDSQAVPEQQFVIVKFLAFGRGMQWDELKLFEREVQVLQQLDHPHIPKYLDSFHLQKPEPWLGLIEEYIPGTSLQALVQQGHRFSESDIYDLAAQVLEILIYLHEQNPPILHRDIKPSNLIFTPNQQVFLVDFGAVQNQLSQTGTSFTVVGTYGYTPLEQFGGQAVPASDLYSLGASLVHLLTGMAPAELAQSDLRLQFRDRITLSNRLTTWLEILTAPALADRFESARAALTALVSLPSDMPDLPLSYGDHQRLQIETSPEYLQVRIGPIWSAPLLRLQDLANMTLLTLLGPLVFIILALLPLGMVYTRQAFSSGNIGEISVGILLLCFGGASWITSLNWLKDNLTSTLVESSEQRLVIKYQLFGWTYWQQCQPIADIISIYALPLDPEKNTVIIHFKASSPLTLANNLVTQDSQVLTDTLRNWFAY, encoded by the coding sequence ATGGCTGGGCAGATATTGCAAAAACGGTACCAATTGAGAGCGCAGTTGAGGGCTCAACCTACTCGCCAAACCTGGTTAGCGGTAGATAGTCAGGCAGTGCCCGAACAGCAATTTGTAATTGTCAAATTTTTGGCCTTTGGTCGAGGTATGCAATGGGATGAATTGAAATTGTTTGAGCGAGAAGTGCAAGTTCTCCAGCAGCTTGATCATCCCCATATCCCCAAGTACCTGGATTCTTTTCATCTCCAAAAACCAGAGCCCTGGCTAGGCCTCATCGAAGAATATATTCCAGGGACCAGTTTGCAAGCATTGGTCCAACAAGGACATCGGTTTTCGGAATCAGACATTTATGATTTAGCTGCTCAAGTACTAGAGATCTTGATCTATCTGCATGAGCAGAATCCCCCTATTCTCCATCGAGACATAAAACCTAGCAACCTGATCTTCACCCCTAACCAGCAAGTGTTTCTAGTGGACTTTGGAGCCGTACAAAACCAGTTGTCGCAAACAGGCACTTCCTTTACTGTTGTTGGCACCTACGGTTATACCCCCCTAGAGCAGTTTGGTGGACAGGCAGTGCCCGCATCTGATTTGTACAGTTTGGGAGCATCATTGGTGCACCTGCTCACAGGGATGGCACCAGCTGAATTAGCCCAATCCGACTTGCGGTTACAGTTTCGTGATCGCATCACCCTCAGCAATCGATTAACTACATGGCTGGAAATATTGACTGCCCCCGCTTTAGCCGACCGATTCGAATCCGCCAGAGCTGCCTTGACGGCCCTGGTGTCACTCCCCTCTGACATGCCAGACTTGCCGCTCTCCTATGGGGATCACCAACGTCTTCAAATTGAGACTAGTCCTGAGTATTTGCAGGTTCGGATTGGCCCGATTTGGTCAGCACCTTTACTCAGGCTCCAAGATTTAGCAAACATGACTCTTCTCACCCTGTTAGGTCCCTTAGTATTCATTATCTTGGCCCTATTGCCCTTGGGCATGGTTTATACTCGCCAAGCCTTCAGTTCTGGCAACATTGGGGAAATCAGTGTGGGCATCCTATTACTTTGCTTTGGAGGTGCTTCTTGGATTACAAGTTTGAACTGGCTTAAAGACAACCTCACCAGTACCTTGGTTGAGAGTTCTGAACAACGTTTAGTCATTAAATATCAACTCTTTGGGTGGACCTATTGGCAACAATGTCAGCCAATTGCTGACATTATCAGCATCTATGCCTTGCCCCTAGATCCAGAGAAAAATACAGTCATAATCCATTTCAAAGCTAGTTCTCCTCTAACTCTGGCTAACAACTTGGTCACTCAGGATAGTCAGGTATTGACCGACACCTTGCGAAACTGGTTCGCTTACTAA